In a single window of the Debaryomyces hansenii CBS767 chromosome A complete sequence genome:
- a CDS encoding DEHA2A07722p (no similarity), with protein MPKEQFVSFIRYCHYSFVRNIILNLCGNTYQTNCDLFRFRTVRSMTGSIVSKLTWIKFSGLDHLNSLGTLGNEELQCCAAVNGFISQNGP; from the coding sequence ATGCCCAAAGAACAATTTGTTAGTTTCATTCGATATTGCCACTACCTGTTTGTCAGAAACATCATACTCAATCTATGTGGCAATACTTACCAAACAAACTGTGATCTTTTTCGATTTAGAACGGTGCGCAGCATGACCGGAAGTATCGTGTCAAAGTTGACATGGATAAAGTTTCTGGGGCTTGATCACTTAAATTCGTTAGGCACGCttggaaatgaagaattgcaATGTTGTGCTGCTGTCAATGGTTTCATTTCACAAAATGGGCCCTAG
- a CDS encoding DEHA2A07744p (similar to uniprot|P15365 Saccharomyces cerevisiae YJR152W DAL5 Allantoin permease): protein MMRTTDKKQNDRSASVQTSIAAEGNNTDVEDNVITSVMSPQTGKLVNITADGDVAMNYTMDEKEVEMDEATNKRILRKIDMYLMPVMCLLYCFQFIDKMANSFASIMGMREDLHMVGNQYSWSGTSFYLGYLVLEFPVSLLLQRFPVSKTVSTFIILWGFIMCMHSVPEYPGFIALRTILGMLESSITPAFVILTSQWYKREEQFIRTALWFGCNGLGQIIGAGAISYNLFVNADSYSMEAWKLLFIITGVLTIALGFLIMAHIPDTPTKAWFLTEEEKHLVVQRIRSNQQGFGNKHFKKDQFIEAITDIQTWLFAIFTISNNIPNGAVTNFSSILISGMGYSTSESLLMQMPQGTCMTCGCIGIACGTLLYPYRFFWAAVGISISLIGSCMLSFAGPYKAQYAGLCLWNVAPVGFICMLSIIASNSAGHTKKVTVNAITLIAYCVGNLIGPQTFIEAQAPEYAGGKIAIVVCIAISLATLFCIWFVFWARNKKLDANLNTKVENLEFADLTDKQNPNFRYAL, encoded by the coding sequence ATGATGAGAACGACAGATAAGAAACAAAATGATAGGAGTGCTCTGGTTCAAACAAGTATTGCTGCAGAAGGAAATAACACTGATGTCGAAGATAATGTTATAACATCAGTAATGTCACCACAAACTGGAAAGTTGGTTAATATTACAGCAGATGGAGATGTAGCTATGAACTACACTAtggatgaaaaagaagttgaGATGGACGAAGCTACGAATAAAAGAATTCTTCGTAAAATTGATATGTATTTGATGCCAGTTATGTGTTTATTATACTgctttcaatttattgacAAAATGGCCAACTCATTTGCATCTATTATGGGAATGAGGGAAGATTTGCATATGGTAGGCAACCAATACTCATGGAGTGGGACTTCCTTCTACCTTGGATATTTAGTGCTTGAGTTTCCTGTGTCGTTATTGTTACAGAGGTTTCCTGTTTCGAAGACTGTATCcactttcattattttgtgGGGTTTCATCATGTGTATGCATTCAGTACCTGAATATCCTGGGTTTATTGCATTACGTACCATATTGGGCATGTTAGAAAGTTCGATCACACCAGCCTTTGTCATCTTAACTAGTCAATGGTATAAGAGAGAAGAACAGTTTATAAGGACTGCCTTATGGTTCGGCTGTAATGGTCTTGGCCAAATAATTGGAGCAGGGGCTATTTCTTATAATCTTTTTGTCAATGCAGATTCTTATTCTATGGAAGCGTGGAAATTGCTATTCATAATAACAGGAGTCTTAACAATTGCATTAGGCTTCTTGATCATGGCCCATATTCCAGATACTCCGACAAAGGCGTGGTTCTTGACAGAAGAGGAAAAGCATCTTGTTGTGCAAAGAATAAGGTCTAACCAACAAGGTTTTGGTAACAAGCATTTTAAGAAGGATCAATTCATTGAAGCTATAACTGATATTCAGACTTGGCTTTTCGCTATATTTACAATATCCaataatattccaaatgGTGCGGTGACTAACTTTAGTAGTATTTTGATATCAGGCATGGGCTATTCAACTTCAGAATCCTTATTGATGCAAATGCCCCAGGGCACTTGTATGACGTGTGGCTGTATTGGGATTGCTTGTGGGACGCTTCTTTATCCCTACCGATTTTTCTGGGCCGCCGTCGGAATCTCAATTAGTTTAATCGGCTCTTGTATGCTTTCTTTTGCTGGTCCATATAAAGCTCAATACGCTGGACTTTGTCTATGGAATGTTGCGCCAGTTGGTTTTATTTGCATGTTGTCTATTATTGCTTCTAATTCTGCAGGCCACACTAAAAAGGTCACAGTAAATGCCATTACTTTAATCGCATACTGTGTTGGTAATTTAATCGGTCCACAAACTTTTATCGAGGCACAAGCGCCTGAATATGCGGGTGGTAAAATAGCGATTGTCGTATGTATTGCTATTTCATTGGCAACCCTCTTTTGTATTTGGTTTGTGTTCTGGGCCCGTAATAAAAAGTTGGATGCAAATTTGAACACCAAAGTCGAGAATCTTGAATTTGCTGATTTAACCGATAAACAAAATCCTAACTTTAGGTATGCATTATGA
- a CDS encoding DEHA2A07766p (no similarity) — MGMGSTTIDLSVDYDTQCGESLYKLWKITNNQIRCPKISSTERLSNRSWRMLNQKVLLNNEANSDVMKDLYVDSLSDLKPKSSQFLSSRPSLFSNTSKSTLFSHSSKNSSVGEKNEIEEIENGSEDVSDISDISDILEEDDYASSDSDEQDKKVNESNIQKINTYDQPEPNFAFGYFPPQLDIQNKEAEIKPPLNRSKTSFVRGFSPNHISVASSCSKSKESLSLSAKKDINADGVDENMCRTNRNIFYIANSPSPPENNDTNRNSINSNRNGSHKPVNESSPLLSKTGGSFDNVSPSKIKRQDSLFNNLQEQNNQVNSNDDDYLSTDISEEDDDDSSDEDQSDVENDAKNTICESTSNNNPFSDDFDDQPGNMNESPDTAAKKKSQTHDSDMIIKDHGKSNDNDSEWLSISSEDEKNYEPIPHEKLVFDKRLNPMSNNSSMSTDIIPIQDNEKRGSSPPISKPRSLLSSLFLNEMASSSSTSSFSTTNAKPLLKRSSTTGIITIDQTNHGSNKGNSNKKSNKINRPSILFSRKHTSLTDISKNYPHYQNDLVQKHILNDYTNDQDNEDNEDDFSGKQKSIVGVSDFNVTTKATDISNTNSINNDNSNTKVNDNEHNDNITLASSLNKYSDSLSNNSIKSLLSRSSLNLSQLFNSKNKSKKDLNVSTEKQESLKPTSRNPGSSQGSDCSKSLSPSLLPMSPNSRTASTQKQKLDPYFKDRAGVNSNSNFNSTTSAVTNPDPNLKVDPHPIAKSESNLTTNSEDNINVNNPRSIKLSPKSTRRSMLSTELSKSLKESILIDYKLGKIPLPLKVINDGDFVNKNSDTSECLDDYHLRGW; from the coding sequence ATGGGCATGGGTTCGACAACCATAGATCTATCGGTTGACTATGATACACAATGTGGTGAATCGCTATATAAATTGTGGAAAATTACCAACAACCAAATACGCTGTCCGAAGATTTCATCGACTGAGCGGTTGAGTAATCGGTCGTGGAGAATGTTAAACCAAAAAGTgttgttgaataatgaagCCAATAGCGATGTGATGAAGGACTTGTATGTTGACTCTTTGTCAGACTTGAAACCGAAACTGTCGCAATTCTTGTCGAGCAGGCCGTCATTATTTCTGAATACGTCTAAAAGTACATTGTTCTCCCACAGCTCGAAGAATAGCTCTGTGGGCgaaaagaatgaaattgaGGAGATAGAGAATGGATCTGAAGATGTATCGGACATTTCGGATATATCTGACATATTGGAAGAGGATGACTATGCGTCGAGCGATAGCGACGAACAGGATAAAAAAGTCAACGAATCCAACATACAGAAGATAAATACATATGATCAACCAGAACCTAATTTTGCATTTGGTTACTTTCCGCCCCAGTTAGATATACAAAATAAGGAAGCAGAAATCAAGCCGCCTTTAAATAGATCCAAGACTTCATTTGTGCGAGGCTTTTCCCCAAATCATATTTCTGTTGCGTCGCTGTGCTCTAAAAGCAAGGAATCTTTATCATTACTGGCAAAGAAGGATATCAATGCAGACGGTGTCGATGAAAATATGTGTCGAACTAATAGAAATATCTTCTACATTGCCAACTCACCATCCCCTCCGGAGAATAATGATACCAATCGTAACAGTATTAATAGTAATCGCAATGGAAGCCATAAGCCAGTTAACGAATCAAGCCCTCTACTCTCAAAAACGGGAGGATCGTTTGACAACGTATCGCCTTCTAAAATCAAGAGGCAGGATTCGTTGTTTAACAACCTACAGGAACAGAATAATCAGGTCAATTCGAACGATGACGATTATTTGTCAACTGATATTTCTGAGgaagacgatgatgataGTCTGGATGAAGATCAACTGGATGTAGAAAATGATGCAAAGAATACAATTTGCGAAAGTACATCCAATAATAACCCTTTCTCggatgattttgatgacCAGCCTGGAAATATGAATGAATCACCGGATACTGCTGCTAAGAAGAAGTCACAAACTCATGATTCGGATATGATCATCAAAGATCATGGAAAGagtaatgataatgatagtGAATGGCTTTCTATTTCATCCGAAGACGAGAAAAATTATGAGCCTATCCCACACGAGAAACTCGTTTTTGACAAGAGGCTAAATCCAATGTCGAATAATTCTTCCATGTCTACAGATATAATTCCTATACAAGATAATGAGAAACGAGGTTCGTCTCCACCAATCAGTAAACCAAGATCGTTATTGTCCAGTTTATTCTTAAATGAAATGgcatcatcgtcatcaacATCTCTGTTTAGTACAACAAACGCGAAGCCTTTATTAAAAAGGTCATCTACGACGGGAATCATAACAATAGATCAGACAAATCATGGCTCTAATAAGGGTAACTCGAATAAGAAATCGAATAAAATCAACCGACCatctattttattttcaagaaaacatACATCATTGACAGATATTTCTAAAAACTATCCTCATTACCAGAATGATTTGGTTCAAAAACATATCTTGAATGATTACACGAACGATCAAGATAACGAAGATAACGAAGATGATTTCTCAGGAAAGCAGAAATCAATTGTTGGAGTTTCTGATTTTAATGTCACGACTAAAGCTACCGATATTAGTAATACTAATAGTATCAATAACGATAATTCCAATACTAAGGTTAATGATAACGAACATAATGACAATATAACATTAGCGTCTAGCTTGAACAAATACTCAGATTCTCTCTCAAACAATTCGATTAAGAGTCTCCTATCTAGAAGCTCACTAAATCTAAGTCAACTTTTTAACTCCAAGAACAAACTGAAAAAGGACCTTAATGTGAGTACAGAAAAACAAGAGTCACTTAAACCTACATCACGTAATCCGGGCTCGTCACAAGGTCTGGATTGCTCCAAGTCATTATCACCATCGCTCTTGCCTATGTCCCCTAATTCAAGAACGGCTTCGACACAAAAACAGAAGCTAGATCCATACTTTAAAGATCGTGCTGGGGttaattctaattctaattttaattctacAACAAGTGCCGTTACCAACCCGGACCCTAATCTTAAGGTCGACCCTCATCCAATTGCGAAATCCGAATCAAACCTAACCACAAATTCAGAGGACAACATAAATGTCAATAATCCAAGGTCAATAAAGTTGTCCCCAAAATCAACCAGAAGATCTATGCTTTCAACGGAATTAAGTAAGTCTCTAAAGGAGTCCAtcttaattgattataaatTGGGTAAAATCCCATTGCCATTGAAAGTCATCAACGATGGGgattttgtaaataaaaattcagaTACAAGTGAATGCTTAGATGATTATCACTTAAGAGGTTGGTAA
- a CDS encoding DEHA2A07788p (similar to uniprot|P53863 Saccharomyces cerevisiae YNL227C JJJ1 Protein with a DnaJ-like domain that may function as a cochaperone), with protein MKTCYYELLQVESTATDLELKKAYRKKALQLHPDKNPDDIEGATARFALVRAAYEVLSDPQERSWYDSHKSQILRDEDTFEVDENELVIPSISVEEILRYFNPSFYTTIDDSQVGFYNVVSRLFERIAAEEISHAKHQGLAKYEKYHDDASNVNVIDESMLLYPKFGNSKSDYISHVRPFYNTWLSFQSVKAFNWKDEYRYSMAPDRRTRRLMERENKKARDAARKEYNETVRSLVAFIKKRDMRVKQGISEYEKQKKKKQQEELEDQIKNNRQDELRKLATQNKFEIQDWQQLSVEELHELEQMLDEEYNSSSDSEFDEYEQTGDENFFECFVCNKYFKSEKQFETHEQSNKHKKVVSKLKWEMQKEGIELGIDKDDVDLDEFETASSGLDSEDDDIDTEDDNLSEVSDSPNDNLGQDNRVNSPQVIEHADNTIESIEFEVDDEINSDFEDGAEPIIVPQASLRKSKNKNKNKKSTPAYSDDENDDLQRELSKLTSNLNGVALDDDSDWSTNPKGKKNKKKRNPTADSETASPQPQAALPKKKKYTESDDLPTHVPKGSDICVVCKELFTSRNKLFQHVKTTGHAAPLPQAKKGKKKKN; from the coding sequence ATGAAAACATGTTATTATGAGTTATTGCAGGTAGAGTCTACAGCAACAGACTTAGAGTTGAAGAAAGCATACAGGAAGAAAGCCCTTCAATTACATCCTGACAAAAATCCTGACGACATTGAAGGTGCTACCGCCAGGTTTGCATTAGTACGAGCAGCATACGAAGTATTATCAGATCCCCAGGAAAGATCGTGGTATGACTCACATAAGTCCCAAATCTTAAGAGATGAAGATACGTTTGAAGtggatgaaaatgaattagtGATTCCAAGTATATCTGTTGAAGAGATCTTACGATATTTCAATCCTTCATTCTATACAACGATAGACGATTCACAGGTTGGGTTTTATAATGTTGTTAGTAGGTTATTCGAGAGGATAGCTGCTGAGGAAATTAGTCATGCCAAGCATCAAGGTTTAGCAAAATATGAGAAATATCACGACGATGCATCGAATGTTAATGTAATTGATGAATCGATGTTGTTATATCcaaaatttggaaatagTAAAAGCGACTATATTTCACACGTTAGACCTTTCTATAATACATGGTTATCTTTCCAAAGTGTCAAGGCGTTCAATTGGAAGGATGAGTATAGGTACTCCATGGCACCTGATAGACGGACAAGAAGACTCATGGAaagagaaaataaaaaggcAAGGGATGCTGcaagaaaagaatacaATGAGACTGTCAGAAGTCTTGTTGCATTTATAAAGAAGAGAGACATGAGAGTTAAACAAGGAATAAGTGAATATGAAaagcaaaagaagaagaagcaacAAGAGGAATTGGAAGACCAGATTAAAAATAATCGCCAAGATGAATTAAGGAAGTTGGCAACACAAAACAAGTTTGAGATCCAAGATTGGCAACAGCTATCAGTAGAAGAATTGCATGAGCTCGAGCAAATGCTAGATGAAGAGTATAACTCTAGTTCAGATAGTGAATTCGATGAATACGAACAAACGGGAGACGAAAATTTTTTCGAATGCTTCGtttgtaataaatattttaaatccGAGAAGCAATTTGAGACACATGaacaatcaaataaacATAAGAAAGTAGTAAGCAAGTTAAAATGGGAAATGCAAAAAGAAGGGATTGAGTTGGGTATCGATAAGGATGATGTGGATCTAGATGAATTCGAGACAGCTAGTAGTGGGTTAGACTCAGAAGATGACGATATTGACACTGAAGATGACAACCTATCCGAAGTTTCAGACAGCCCAAACGATAATCTTGGGCAAGATAATAGAGTGAACTCTCCACAAGTCATAGAACATGCAGATAATACAATAGAAAGCATagaatttgaagttgacgatgaaataaatagcGATTTTGAAGATGGTGCCGAACCTATAATAGTGCCCCAGGCTTCTCTAAGAAAActgaagaacaagaacaagaacaagaaaagtACACCTGCATACtcagatgatgaaaatgatgatttgcAACGAGAATTATCCAAACTCACTTCAAACCTAAATGGCGTAGCTTTGGATGATGATAGTGATTGGTCAACCAATCCAAAAGgtaaaaagaataaaaaaaagagGAACCCGACTGCTGACTCAGAAACTGCTAGTCCTCAACCGCAAGCAGCACTaccaaaaaagaaaaagtaTACTGAATCTGATGACTTACCGACACATGTACCTAAAGGTTCAGATATTTGTGTAGTTTGCAAAGAGTTGTTTACATCGAGAAACAAGCTTTTCCAGCATGTGAAGACAACAGGTCATGCTGCTCCCTTGCCTCAAGCGAAAAAGGGtaagaaaaaaaagaattaa
- a CDS encoding DEHA2A07810p (similar to CA1960|IPF15232 Candida albicans IPF15232) produces the protein MPKRGGRKSHPKKDKGGGGGGSNFGRFKTNKNKKKTGMGSSKNHGTPRSTNIDIPELMDLDDNVYIPEIDTKVSQSSMKNLSRRPGRRHLYEEVGYTDKHIEDTLRQPLRNRPIEFVKAKQVYDPSADLFKKLGKSGIPKVHQDLLDSMNSPPSQEAHVPESPILDILSEESEDDAIDEVVAHLASSNTSLDSDLVGRGEISKTNDEGESDDVEEEIEEEVEDENESEHNEHRGIESQTESEQDEQDEQDEQDEAEEVEEEEEEAFIIDDTGDAEILKDHNPVKPQTSLLIQSKLPKSSTQNDIDNIGGGLDYDPVLNIGKVSLQTKRDENGQSTTELMSVNQLNKISTKGFIDEKKMLPNMEKNVSDISDDDFGGYKDYIAQVMRDGKLEVDSDEYESETNFDIMASSSDNDDDDEDNDEGEKDPSEIEYGFLPEDYEFDVSQVSISNVRFGINNQLYTKCAELTGSDDQFLWIDEDDLVDYVLSKGVREHRLNSFMKFITKGLIDEEAIEVPNYSDVYISETSEDEEEGANSEDENLAAMIAFTKSQQQSFMDLDIPSTERLKTKGKGKKKQLDLDRMQLDIDMRESLQDQYQVHRQAKRSKKQRREDARYEGGIAKHDLLVKYPYSLHIKDICYEFETFLHDTSRDSMNFPPLDPHGNKTVIKISNFYNMKSLKCGTGLKSFVKVSKNRKTFHYLPRYDQIGNVSRQRPIFNRIDQKRPKDEITRSDGNSKKDRSRGRNKSESSAQSREGDIVGASAPEIGTNNIGRKLLEKLGWSKGEGLGAHGNKGISEPVVAKIKKSKTGLK, from the coding sequence ATGCCGAAAAGAGGAGGTAGAAAGAGCCACCCTAAAAAAGATAAAGGTGGAGGTGGTGGCGGTTCCAATTTTGGACGGTTTAAAACCAAtaagaataagaaaaagACCGGCATGGGCTCATCGAAAAATCATGGAACTCCTAGATCGacaaatattgatatccCAGAACTAATGGATCTCGATGACAACGTATATATTCCCGAGATAGATACAAAGGTATCTCAGAGTagtatgaaaaatttatctagAAGACCAGGACGTCGTCATTTATACGAAGAGGTTGGATACACGGATAAGCACATAGAGGATACATTAAGGCAGCCATTGCGTAATAGACCTATAGAATTCGTTAAGGCTAAGCAGGTATATGATCCAAGTGCAGATCTATTCAAAAAGCTAGGTAAAAGTGGCATTCCGAAGGTTCATCAGGACTTACTCGATAGTATGAATTCGCCACCACTGCAGGAGGCCCATGTTCCCGAATCACCgattttggatattttatCTGAGGAAAGCGAAGATGATGctattgatgaagttgTGGCTCATTTGGCATCATCGAATACGTCGCTTGACTCAGATCTAGTGGGTAGAGGTGAAATATCAAAGACTAATGACGAAGGAGAGTCGGATGATGTAGAAGAGgaaatagaagaagaagtagaGGATGAAAACGAAAGCGAGCACAATGAGCATCGTGGAATAGAAAGTCAGACTGAATCAGAACAAGATGAACAAGATGAACAAGATGAACAAGATGAAGCAGAGGAAGtagaggaagaagaggaagaagcGTTTATAATAGATGATACAGGTGATGCGGAGATTCTAAAGGACCATAATCCTGTAAAGCCACAgacatcattattaattcaaaGTAAATTGCCAAAATCATCAACCCAAAATGATATCGATAATATAGGCGGGGGTCTTGATTATGATCCGGTTCTAAATATTGGAAAGGTTTCTTTGCAAACGAAGAGAGATGAAAATGGCCAATCAACAACGGAACTTATGTCAGTTaaccaattgaataagATATCTACAAAAGGctttattgatgaaaagaaaatgctTCCTAACATGGAAAAGAACGTTTCTGACATTTCTGATGATGACTTTGGCGGGTATAAAGATTACATTGCACAAGTTATGCGTGATGGTAAGCTTGAGGTAGACTCCGATGAGTACGAGAGTGAAACTAATTTCGATATCATGGCTTCATCTTcagataatgatgatgacgatgaagacaATGACGAAGGTGAAAAAGATCCATCAGAGATTGAATACGGCTTTCTTCCCGAAGACTATGAATTCGATGTTTCTCAAGTTTCAATCTCAAACGTCAGGTTTGGTATAAATAATCAGCTTTATACAAAATGTGCTGAATTAACGGGATCAGATGACCAATTTTTGTGGATTGACGAGGATGACTTAGTCGACTACGTTTTACTGAAAGGTGTTAGAGAGCATAGATTAAACAGCTTTATGAAGTTTATTACGAAAGGATTAATAGATGAAGAGGCAATCGAAGTCCCTAACTATTCGGACGTATATATTTCTGAAACTTCggaagacgaagaagagGGGGCAAATAGCGAAGACGAAAATTTAGCAGCTATGATTGCTTTCACTAAATCACAACAACAGAGCTTTATGGACTTAGATATTCCTTCGACCGAGAGATTGAAAACTAAAGGTAAGGGTAAAAAGAAACAATTAGATCTCGATAGAATGCAACTAGATATAGATATGCGTGAATCATTGCAAGACCAATATCAGGTTCATCGCCAGGCTAAAAGATCAAAGAAACAACGCCGCGAAGATGCAAGATATGAAGGAGGAATTGCGAAACATGATTTATTAGTTAAATATCCTTACTCATTACATATCAAGGATATTTGCTACGAGTTTGAAACTTTCTTACACGATACTTCAAGAGATTCCATGAATTTCCCTCCACTAGACCCACATGGAAATAAAACagttattaaaatatcaaatttctacaatatgaaatcattaaagtGTGGTACTGGATTGAAACTGTTTGTTAAAGTTTCCAAAAATAGAAAAACGTTTCACTACTTACCAAGATATGACCAAATTGGTAATGTTCTGAGACAAAGGCCAATCTTCAATAGAATAGATCAAAAGAGGCCTAAAGATGAAATCACTAGATCAGATGGCAATTCTAAGAAAGATAGATCCAGAGGTCGGAATAAATCTGAATCGAGTGCTCAAAGCAGAGAAGGAGATATTGTTGGTGCTTCTGCTCCAGAGATCGGCACCAATAATATCGGTAGGAAATTATTGGAGAAATTAGGTTGGAGTAAAGGAGAAGGTTTGGGTGCACATGGAAATAAGGGTATTAGCGAACCCGTTGTGgcaaaaatcaaaaaatcaaaaactgGTTTAAAATAG
- a CDS encoding DEHA2A07832p (weakly similar to uniprot|P53867 Saccharomyces cerevisiae YNL223W ATG4 Cysteine protease required for autophagy), with protein sequence MSNRDSSEHGDSSNKIASNECNEATKLGFNFTQLWSQITTTYSLIDRNDSNMFNRDERVESEQEKKSVVILGKKYDDISVDDGVIEQDIYSKIWLTYRTGFEPIAKCLDGPQPLSFVQSMVFNRNPISSTFNNFHGLLDNDNFTTDVGWGCMIRTSQALLANTYQLLFLGRGFSYGRDRSPRHDEIIDMFMDEPRAPFSLHNFIKVASESPLKVKPGQWFGPNAASLSIKRLCDNVYESNGTGRVKVVISESSNLYDDIITQMFTTLNPVPDAILVLLPVRLGIDKVNPLYHASVLELLALRQSVGIAGGKPSSSFYFFGYKGNDLLYLDPHYPQFVRNKTSVYDTYHTNSYQKLSVDDMDPSMMIGILIKDINDYEDFKSSCTKSSNKILHFHPTSEKADRRGSLSEFKRKNSEFVCIESKDVQRREDFITIDNVSRDDLNNMEGFIDMADEFDSEIDQNNKDDNFDDDEPVNVSQTSIGEEYTSTAGSRP encoded by the coding sequence ATGAGTAATAGGGATAGTAGCGAACATGGTGATTCTTCGAACAAAATAGCTTCAAATGAATGTAACGAAGCTACCAAGTTGGGGTTTAATTTCACCCAATTATGGCTGCAGATAACAACAACCTATTCTCTAATTGACAGAAACGATAGCAATATGTTTAATAGAGACGAAAGAGTTGAGTCAGAGCAGGAGAAAAAATCAGTAGTTATATTGGGCAAAAAGTATGATGATATATCCGTGGATGATGGAGTTATAGAACaagatatatattctaaaaTTTGGTTAACGTACAGAACTGGATTTGAGCCCATCGCCAAGTGTTTAGATGGACCCCAACCGTTGTCGTTTGTTCAGTCGATGGTCTTCAATCGGAACCCGATTTCCAGcacattcaataattttcacGGGCTTCTTGATAATGACAACTTCACTACGGATGTTGGGTGGGGATGCATGATAAGGACGTCCCAGGCATTGCTAGCAAACACATATCAATTGCTCTTTCTAGGCAGAGGGTTTAGCTATGGTAGAGATAGAAGTCCGAGGCACGACGAGATTATAGATATGTTTATGGACGAACCCAGAGCGCCATTTTCGTTGcataatttcatcaaagTGGCATCAGAACTGCCATTAAAAGTCAAACCAGGACAATGGTTCGGGCCGAATGCTGCTTCCTTATCTATAAAGAGGTTATGCGATAATGTTTACGAGAGTAATGGGACTGGGAGGGTGAAGGTCGTTATCAGTGAGAGCAGCAACCTATATGACGATATTATCACGCAAATGTTCACAACATTGAACCCTGTGCCAGATGCAATATTGGTATTGCTACCTGTGAGACTAGGTATTGATAAGGTAAACCCCTTGTACCATGCAAGTGTATTAGAATTGTTGGCCTTGAGACAATCGGTAGGAATTGCTGGTGGTAAGCCTTCCTCGAGTTTTTACTTCTTTGGCTACAAAGGTAATGACTTGTTGTACCTAGATCCTCATTATCCTCAATTTGTTAGAAACAAGACATCCGTATACGATACATATCATACCAATCTGTACCAGAAACTTAGTGTTGATGATATGGATCCTTCGATGATGATTGGAATTTTAATCAAAGACATAAACGACTACGAAGATTTTAAGAGCAGCTGTACGAAATCATCCAACAAAATACTTCATTTCCATCCTACATCAGAAAAGGCAGATAGAAGAGGCTCTCTAAGTGAATTTAAGAGAAAAAATTCCGAATTCGTCTGCATCGAGTCTAAAGATGTACAAAGACGTGAAGATTTCATCACGATAGATAACGTTTCTCgtgatgatttgaataatatggAAGGATTTATTGATATGGCTGACGAATTTGACAGTGAAATCGATCAAAATAACAAAGACGATAactttgatgatgatgagcCAGTTAATGTTTCACAGACAAGCATAGGAGAAGAGTACACCTCAACCGCAGGCTCAAGGCCATGA